A stretch of DNA from Ricinus communis isolate WT05 ecotype wild-type chromosome 4, ASM1957865v1, whole genome shotgun sequence:
GTGTTGTGCAGAAAGAAAACAATGAGAGCTAGAAATGCTTTTTGGAGCTGCTGGCTGAAGATTTGGGGATAACAAACAGTTATCATTGGGGGTTTATGACTGACAGGCAGAGGTAAATACTCTTcacaatttccttttctattccTTCATATATTATCATGACTAATTGGCATAATGGtattaattatgtgtttttattttggaataggGTCTTATTCCTGCCATTGAAGAACTATTCCCTAATTCTGAACATAGGTTTTGTGTTAGACATgtgcataataattttagaaagaaatttaatagtcTAGGGTTAAAGGAACTTGTGTGGGGTGCTGCTAGGGCAAGTTATGTCTAGATATTTCAAAGGATAATGGAGAAGTTTGCATCAGCATCACATCAAGGACATAACTACATGAATAGCATCCCCTCCATTACTCGTCTAGATCTCATTTTAGGACTGATGCTAAGTGTGACATGTTATTAAACAACTTATGTGAgtgttttaacaattttatcttaaatgctaGAAGCAAGGGTGTGATAGCTATGAATGAGGTTATAAGAACAAAATTAATGAAGAGGATACATAAGAACAGGGATGCTATGAAAAGAGTGGCATCTGCTTAGTGCCCTAAGATCttgaaaaaactagaaaagtCCAAAGAATTTTGCTGGATGTTTACAACAGAGTGGTGTGGAGGTGAGAGATTTCAAGTGGTTGGGCCAGGAGGATAGTTTATAGTTGACAAACAAGAAATGACATGCACATGTAGATGGTGGGATCTAACTGGAATACCTTATTGTCATGTTGTATGTGCAATTTGATATAACAATGAGAACCctgaattttatatacatgacTTCTATAAGGTTGAAACATACCTAAATTGTTATAGCCATTTGATTAACCCAACCACCAGTAAAGAATTTTGGCCCAAGGCAACTGCCCCACCAGTCTTACCTCCCCAACAAATCAAATCTAGAAAAGGCAGACCTGCTAGAAAGAGAAGGTTAGAGGAAGATGAGATGGAGGGTCTGATAAAGAATGGCAAGGTCACCAAGAAGGGCTCTGTGATGACATGCACAGTTTATGGTGCTAAGGGCCATAACAAGAGGTTTCATGGTGTTGGTGCTTCTACAAGGCAACAACAGAGGAGGGAAAAACTACTTGTAAGTATGTCATTCCTCTCATTTACTTCTGCCTCCACTTATATCCAATTGGTACCAAACATTGGTCACTTATTTCCAATTGGTACCAAACATTGTACACTTATATCCAATTGGTATTAACCcttcaatttatttctttcttatacTAGGTGATGAGGAAAAAAAACAGCAAAAGAACAAGGAATCAAATGCTGAAAATAGTGCACAAAATGTGTTTGAAACACATAAAGATGACTAACCTGATCATGTAGCTCCTACAGGCACAGCTCCTTTAGGGATAGCTTCaacatttgataatttatCACCACTAATACCATTGTCACAGGTAAGTAATATGTCACCTCTAACATTTATTGAGTAATGTCAACTGTATGCTAACTTGAGACTTTATTATACAGTTATTCAATGTAACACCATTAGCAAAAGAAGCACAAAAACCTGCAGTTAAGCTTGGCATACTAGCTCATTTAGTTGATTGTGGTGATTATACTTCATAATGGAAAGCACATATATACTCTACTACATCACCTTCAAAAACTACCAGCAAGAAGACTAAAAGCATTAATGATTTTTTGAGTGAGCTGCCACCAGATCTGGGCATTGGAAGACTTTCACAAACACAAAAAGGAAGAACTGAAGCTAATGGAAAAAAAGACTTTTAAATCTCCAAGATTGTTGAGCAAAGATGTTAAGGCTGAAGGAGTTAGCACAATAACAAAGCTTCAAGACAAAGGAAAACAGAAGCTTGATGGAAGTGTTTCAATAAAGAAGAGAGCTTGGGTGCCTCTAGGAAATGCAAAGAACAAAGGCATTAGAATTGGAAACCTAAACAATAATGTTTATTTTGGTTGGTTGTTGTGTTGTTAATATATGTGTAGGGTTCACGTGGACAGAATTTCCACATCCATTCACATTTTGTTTAaagatttcattatttaaagtaATCAACAGCCtcacttatttattaaagtgTCACTCAATTTGTCTATTGCGAGGGTTGCTCTATATGACATGTTTGTGCATATTTATCATAACAGTAACATTCAAATGAAGCAATAATAAGTAAAAACTACtatgtttatcattttattcattcatCATCAACTACTGTAAAAACCAAATActcatttatcattttattcattcatCATTAAAATACATAAGTAACAGTAGTTGTAAATACTATTGTATCCAAAGTACATCTTTAAGTTAAGCTAACAAAAGTATATCTTCTAAATAACAATCCTAGCCACACCATAACAACCAAGCTTAGACAAGTCCATTCTACACTTCAtgctcctcctttcttctttcattttctgcagCTTTGAATTTAGCAAACTAATCTATTCTTGTACGCATTCAGCAGCTCAATTGTAAGGTCAGATTCACCACTGTCCGTtcttaagttaataaaatgaCAAATGAAGAACCTGTACAAGAAGAAACCTTCATTACAACTAAAAACATATCAATGTAAGCTAAAAGAGCATCCCAAAACTTACTATAAGAGAGCATCCCCAAAACTTGCGCCCAGATTTCCTTTCTGTTCGAGAGACGAAGCTTCACCATTCCACATGCACATATAGATCAGTGGCTCAACTCCAATACTAAACACTCTTTCAGTTGTTTCTTGCTTCATTTATTCGATAAGATAAAGAACAAGGAAGCTACAGAATCGATTATTAGAGAAAGTAAATTGATCCAAATAATAAGAACTAGGTTTcataaattggaaattttccTGATTTAGGGTTATTTATTTGGGGTTGAGATGTTGTTAATTGTTGACTAGGATAAAGTAAAAGAGTCAGCAACATATGTGGCAATAGATCTGTGCTCTTTTATAAATCCGGCAGCCACATCAGCAAATAAGTGTCGGATTCCTCATTGGTACTGACGGAAGAAACAGAAATAATAGGAGTGGTaccaaaaataaacaaattgaaGGTGTGATACCAATTGGATATAAGTAACCAAGGTTTGGCACCGGCGGGGCATTTAACCCACTTTAGACATAATCAGTTTCACGCAAGAATCTTAATAATTAGTTGTAAGCAACAATACATAAGCTTATCGGCCTAAAATAATTCCAAGATTTTGGATAATTCACTTTAGGAATAAGCACCACGTTTGTCTTGTTGATGGTAGGATTCAAATCCCACAGCACAGAAATTCATACCAATTACATCCCAATGATGTTGAAGAAAGATGACACCCATCCACTCTTGGAGCTTTAGAGGGAGCCATCCCAAAGAAAGCAATGTTAATTTCCATAGTCAAGATCGGACATCGGACACATAAAACCACTAAGATCATCATCAACCAAATATAAAACCTTGAAGTAATCAACACCTTTCTTGAGAGTTTCCTAGCTACCACACCAACTTCCATCAGTAAGCCGCGACAAGGAAAAATTGGACTTCATTTTAAGCCCTTTAGCCCAAGCATGAAAACTCAATCACCAGAAGACTTGTGTctccaaaataattattcGTGCGCCAGAactaatcctccaattaacaCAGCTTCCAATTTAACAAGATTGCGATCCAGACCTTGAATTTGTCCCAACAACCTCTTCttctcataaaaaaaaaccccACAGCTATGTTATTCcaacaatatatataaaaaaatatatagtataCATCTTTTCTAAGTGGACTAACCCCAACTGTCCCTGTCTGTTACAGCATCAATGATGCAACATGCAGCATAAGCACAGATACTTGGCAAAAATGTTTGAAACATTAATTTCGGCAATTTAAGGTTTTAGAACAACATTTTTAAAGCTAAGTTGGCATTGCATGCAGCTATTTGATTCCAAGTGTGTATTGCTTTCAACCCTACACTATACAGACAGGCACTTGATCAATTTAAGGAGCAGCACAAATCTACTTTTCTATCCAACAACTATCGATGAGAATCTCAaagaagtttttttttttgggggggggggggggggggggggggtaaGGGGAAGAGCAATGATGTCAAGAAGCAGGCTTCcccatttttacttttttagcATTGCTTCTTCCCTCATCAGATATCAACTTCATATTACTACAGTTATCCCAGAAAAAGTCTGCACTTAGGCAATAAAGCTGTATTTTAAACAGCCCCTCGGTAACTTCTATAAGAGGACAGAAGACTCTAATAAAGAAGTGAGATGGCAAAGACTAGTAAGCTGCAAAAACACCTGAATGGTAAAGAGGCAATCCCTCAAATGAAACAAAATGCTTCTTCATTAGCTCCACTAGAACTGTTAAATGAAAAGGGAACACAAATTAAAcaagatgaaaaaaaaaacctgtGCGCATCCTACCCTTTATTCGCTAGACAAACAGAAAAACACACTGTGAGCATAGCCCTATTTTTGTCTGTTTCTTCCCAGGCAATTGGGCTCTAAGATTACCTCactaacaatttaaaataccACAATGACTGCCTAAGATGAGCGATTAGGCATGCCCCTGCCTCGGCCCCTCCCGCCATAGCCATAGCCATAGCCATAACCATGGCCATAGTTATTATAGCCATACCCCCTTCCATGATAAGATCCACGAGAACGGCCACCACGTGGAGGCCCATGGCCACCTCGACCTCCCCTGTACCTTGGAAAGTCGCCAAAAGTCTGCAAcatcaaatgaaaaaaaaattaaataatagtccCTAACAATCTTACAGTGGTCACAGAACAGGAAATATGTACCTCAGTGTCTATTTTCAGCTGCTCAGAGAATTTAGGCCTCCCATTCTGGGAGTCATGATCAAGTGCATTGCAGGAGAGAGTATCAAAAAAGTCATCCTTGTTATAAACAGGCTGCAGCgacaaaaatttcaaaatatatttagaaaagaaaagcaattgAAAAAAAGTTTCTTATAAACAAAGAGTTCATCATCACCTTGGTATCAATCTTATTTaactcatcatcatcttcttcttgtgAATCATCTTCATCACTAGCTTTACCATCTTCTCTGTCCTTTTTGTTACTCTTACCTAGATGACCCCACACCTCATCCTTCTTAAATTTCTCATTCATCGCcataaaatcaaaatcctCAGTAAATTTTGTAACAGGGTGGGAATTCTGCACAAGATAGTTTCAGATTTCATgttgtaaattttcttcaTTATCTAACACTGTCAATTACAAAAACATTCTGAGCGcaaaaatccatcaaatcAATCCTATACCTAAGtcaaaagaaacaataaattGCAAATAACTAGAAACTTTACGAGTCAATCGGCATATAACATGCCGTATGAGATCAATCCCAAccattaaattcttttaagcAAATTTAGGATAACGAAACCTCAAGGTCTGTCCAGAGCAGTAGAACACAGAAATTCAACAAGATAAGTCAGAGATAGAGTACTGCCCATCCATGCCTTTGTACAAGCATCAGATGAGAAACCTTCCAACTAAGCACCACCCTTCAGGAAAGGTGGAATATGGCCACAATTTAAGGAAAATGAATGTTTTAGAAATTAGAAGATACACATCTAACAGAGAAGAGAGAGCAAGTGCTGGTATGTGCATGGAGGAAAGAATGTTTAGAAAGAAGCGGATTGCTTCTAAAGTGGTGGAGGAAAAGCAGTGATGACCTTTTTCTGAAGTTCAAAATAACAGACGTATCATCCAAATCGAGCGGTGTGGacaatagaaagaaaaactttCCAGTGAATTTAAATACTACATCCTGTACAGACGTTTATCAGTTCAGCCGCCCGAATTTCCATTATGTATTGGCCAGCATGTATTTAAAGCTCTACAGCCTACCAATTGCCACTAAATACAGAAACTCATGAAACACTCTTTATCAATTCTTGTTGGAACTTCAGGTTCCTATATTGCCTCAAGTCACATTAATAGCATTTGTATCAAGAAAAATGTAAGTAAAGCATTACCCcagttcctcttcctctttcACGCCCTCTATAACCTTGACGGGAATGGAATGGAGCTCCATTTGGCTAGCAGAAAGAATAGAAAACATGTGTGAGTCCTCCAAAGTATAGTCAAAAACTTGTACGTAACCACTGAAAGGAGGAACAAAAACTCAAATGCCCATCATGCAGTCAAGCAACTCATATCATTGGCTAGCTAACAGAACATCAGATTAACATAACACCTAATTTATGCACCGTTCTCGTAGAATTTTTCCCACATGATcctgaatttaaaaaatattactaaattatcaTGGCACATCTGGTCATTTCTGCAAGGCAGAATGAAAATGGTGGACAAGTTTACGCATGCAagatgaaattaataattagaagAGGGACAGGAAGCAAATTAAGAAGCCACAAGGGAAAGATCAGAAGTATGAGATCCAACAGTTTCATTACTTCAAAAAGGCGAGGAGTATACATTCCCCAAAACTAGGACCAGACAAAAAAAATGCAGTCAGGCATAATGGTCTGGAGGCCTATATTCTGTGAGATAAACTGATAAATAATTCCCAACTGGAAATGTGAATTAGCAATCTTGTCTTGTAGCATTAGGGAAATCAAACCCTAGCTTGACTGGAACATAGGGACGGTAAAGATAAGATCAAAGAGGAGCTGGTAGCAAGATATTAGGGCAATACAATGCACTAAGAAAGAGTTCAAAGGAGCTGCAACAGTATTCatgattaattttaaacaGTAAATGAGCATGCTACCCAGCATGTGAACTGAAAACCGTCCATAAATTACTAGCACGAGGAGAAGCTATATTTTCACTCCAGAACTGAACTTCCCAAAATAAACTAGTTTTTACAGAGAATAGTTAGAGGACCACCTTCATGCATTACAGCCAACACATCCTAACAATTCTTccatcaaaaaataataagggCAATCCAGAGGAAAACATGTTGACTTTGACCAAAACAACAAGCATACTGGAAACTAGCTTAGTTTGGTTCCAAACAATACCGAACCATGCTTACCGAGTAGGCCAACTTTTTTGTGAATAAAAACTCAACCGAACCTAACTTTAGACCAAACCAAATAACCAAATTTGTATAAATACAAATGGTACCAAACCGAATAAGAGGATAAGCCAAAAAAGCTGAACcaaataaattacataaatttactttaaaaaattaaacattgtaatattttaatatttttactaataaataacagaaattCAGTGAATTAAAACTGGACTTTAAAACCGCACCGAGCCAAAATAGATTTGGTTTTCAAAAATACAAActgaattattaaaagaaaaaaaaaaaccgaACCGAATCATCGGTTCACTTCAgttttttttgctttattcGGCCTATTGGAAACTTTCGAAAACCATGAATTCTGCATCTTCTGAGCTACAgaaaatgcataaaatttaaatgcaCATGCaagtagaaaatgaaaatttaagaatCCAAACGTCAATCCATGTCTGTGGAAAGCACACCTTATGACTTGCCCGAGCTGGGACAGGCAATGGGAGTATTGGTGGCTGAGCTTCTGTAACAACAGGCACCGATGGCTCTGTTGAAGATGTAGATGATACTTGAACAACCTCTACATCCTTATGAACTGTTTGCACAGGTTGCAACGTAGTGACTGTGGTAGGTCCCGACTGCAATAGCTGGCCTGGGGTTACCAATGAAGGTGTGGGTGCTTCTGTACGAAGAGAATTTGACGGCACAACCAAGGCTGTAGGTTGTGCAATGCTCTGATATGGCACTGTTGGACCAGAAATTGCATTAGACTTGTTAGATAGTGGTGGTATAATGGTATTTAATTCTGGGCCAGACGAAGTCAAGGGAGATAGTGCCGGCAAGCTAGGACTTAAATTTGCTGCAGGAAGTGTGGAACTAGGAGTCTTATTAGGAACCAGACTTGGTATTGTTTCAGAAGCCAAAGATGCAGAATGCACTGAGGGTAAAGTTGAAGGTAAAGTTGCAGGCAAAGTTGATGGTGCTGAAGAAGTGGATGCTAAATTAAGGGAACCAGTACTAGCAGAAAGCAAAGGAGATGGAATATCGGGTAAGGGAACTGGCAAGTTTGAAGCTAGTAGGTTGGTAGTCGGCAAGTTTGAAGCTGGTAGGTTGGTAGTCGGCAAGTTTGAAGCTGGTAGGTTGGAAGTCGGCAAGTTTGGAACTGGTAGGTTGGAAGTTGGCAAGTTTGGACCTGGCAAGTTCGGAGCTCCAGTATGCAAAGGTGCATTGTAACTGGAATACTGCATTGGTTGCTGTATGGGAGGAGGCATTGATAGCCCAGGTGGCGGTCGAAGCAAAGATTGCTGGTGTAAATGAGGGAGCCCATTTGGAGGGGCATAATAACCTTGCCAATACATTGGCATAGCAAGCCCATTGCCATTTGCACTTGGTGGAGGAGGTGAAGCCCCCCATGTTCCTATATTCCCTCCGGGTTGATATAAAGGCAAGCCACCTTGAAAATTAGACCCAGTTAATCCTATTTGTGCATTATGGGGTCCAATATCACTCAGAGACCCACTAACAGCTGGTGGCAAGCTTGCAGATGTAGCAACTGGGCGGGGATAGTGAGACTGCACAAGACATTAGAATTTTGAAGGATGAGAATGATAGTAATAGGTCTACATCATGTAATTTGAATTCTCCATTCCATTACCTGTATGATAGCAGGATCATTGTTTATAGGTGGTGTGGGTGTAGGTTGAGCAGGGGGAGAAGACTTAACCTGTAAATCCTGCAAAGGGAGGCAAAATAGAAATTCATGACTCGGGCTGATTAAGTACAATAAAAATCAGCAGCTGGATATTTATGTAAAATCAAAGACACTGTTCAGAAAACTGATAAGCTAAATTAATTAGGCCAGAGATATTGGGGCATGACTATCAGAATAACACATCTGACTTAAGTAGtcttcataaatattaatgtcaTCAATTATTCTATGGTAGTCTAAGCAAAACACACTGGATTCATTACAGCAATTTAATATCTAAACGTTTTGTTGATCACATCTTAAAAAGTATAGATTCCCGGTTCTGAATGGTTAGATGTAAATTTATTCAAAGTCTTGAAGTGCCAACTTACTGCAAGAGTAAGTTAACCCTACAGATATTCCCACAAGGATGGAGCAATCTGTAAGATGCTCAACTCGCATGGATCATTAAGAAATTCACCATCTAAAAGATGGCGCTTAATTCTGAATTCtcacttttaattaatttaactgcCTATTGGTAAACAACATAGCACATCCAAATCTgcatttttacaaaaaatttacTAGTGTCTGCAGATTATAAAATGAACAGTCACCTTTCATATGCATGTTAAGCTTTCATTGTAAAGTTTGTTGAGAAATTAAACTGTAGTATACTTCACAGATCCAGAAAACAAACttcgaaaaaataataaaaaaacaagagGGTCGAGGGTTTTACTAACTGGGGGACATTCCAAATAAATTTCAGTTGTACAGAGATATTAAGCATCGAATAATGGATCCAATAAGGATCCATtctataccacaattacggttGGAGAAAAATAGTAGCTATGAGTTGgaaaattgaaaatcaaaaggtcatctatttaaagagaaaagaaaatccaagACACTAGCTAGTGCAACTCAAACTCCAGTTGGAAAGCAATAGCAGCAGCTTAATTAACAATCAACATCCAACAAAAAACATGATACCTTGATGTCACTTCCACGAAACAATATGTACTCATAAACTTTGTCACTAGGTGGGATTTGCGGCCCATCTTTCTTCCGCCCTTCTGTTCCAAATGACCGCACTGCCAACATAAGAAAGAAATAACTTTATAACTACTTTACACCATACAGCTCAAGGTAATATCAGGTGCATTATTTTTTACAAACATGCTTGTTTTGTAGTTTCAAAGTCATTGcattatgaaaagaaaaaaaaacttacaAGACTTGAGTTTCAAAAACCTTTTGACCTCTAATCACGAAGCTAAATTAACTCAAGTGCATATTAGTTATAACAGAAAAAAATTGACTTAAATTATGCTAACAGTACAAAGACATCAAACTGTGcatataataacaaataaaaagtaaaatatatatatatatatatatatatatatatatatagtaaaaaaagTTAGATTAAGTAAACCGCAGGCAACAAAATCAAGTAAAATATTTCATGACGACGCAtcaaaactttaaaaaaaaaaagagaaaaaaaaaaacccaaaatTAGGGCGAAAAGCAGAAACGGTACCGTTTTTCAAACCGATACTGGACTCCTCGGTGTTAATATTGTAGAGAACGCC
This window harbors:
- the LOC8269498 gene encoding protein decapping 5 produces the protein MATENSANTASTSRSNSTADSYIGSLISLTSKSEIRYEGVLYNINTEESSIGLKNVRSFGTEGRKKDGPQIPPSDKVYEYILFRGSDIKDLQVKSSPPAQPTPTPPINNDPAIIQSHYPRPVATSASLPPAVSGSLSDIGPHNAQIGLTGSNFQGGLPLYQPGGNIGTWGASPPPPSANGNGLAMPMYWQGYYAPPNGLPHLHQQSLLRPPPGLSMPPPIQQPMQYSSYNAPLHTGAPNLPGPNLPTSNLPVPNLPTSNLPASNLPTTNLPASNLPTTNLLASNLPVPLPDIPSPLLSASTGSLNLASTSSAPSTLPATLPSTLPSVHSASLASETIPSLVPNKTPSSTLPAANLSPSLPALSPLTSSGPELNTIIPPLSNKSNAISGPTVPYQSIAQPTALVVPSNSLRTEAPTPSLVTPGQLLQSGPTTVTTLQPVQTVHKDVEVVQVSSTSSTEPSVPVVTEAQPPILPLPVPARASHKPNGAPFHSRQGYRGRERGRGTGNSHPVTKFTEDFDFMAMNEKFKKDEVWGHLGKSNKKDREDGKASDEDDSQEEDDDELNKIDTKPVYNKDDFFDTLSCNALDHDSQNGRPKFSEQLKIDTETFGDFPRYRGGRGGHGPPRGGRSRGSYHGRGYGYNNYGHGYGYGYGYGGRGRGRGMPNRSS